The following are from one region of the Nicotiana tomentosiformis chromosome 7, ASM39032v3, whole genome shotgun sequence genome:
- the LOC104097370 gene encoding UDP-arabinose 4-epimerase 1-like: MDFVELKRRSSTSRKLLLVAGIAAICFLIFRSSSGFSTSVKFSQHEPGVTHVLVTGGAGYIGSHAVLRLLKDSYRVTIVDNLSRGNMGAVKALQELFPEPGRLQFIYADLGDGAAVNKIFSQNAFDAVMHFAAVAYVGESTQEPLRYYHNITSNTLLLVKAMAAHGVKTLIYSSTCATYGEPEKMPITEETPQAPINPYGKAKKMAEDIILDYSKTSDMAIMILRYFNVIGSDPEGRLGEAPRPELREQGRISGACFDAARGIIPGLKIRGVDYITPDGTCVRDYIDVTDLIDAHVKALEHAKPSKVGIYNVGTGKGSSVKQFVEACKRATGVDIKIDYLSRRPGDYAEVYSDPSKIRRELNWIARYSLEESLAIAWRWQKVHRNGYN; the protein is encoded by the exons ATGGATTTTGTGGAGTTAAAGAGAAGGAGCAGCACTTCCAGGAAACTGCTCTTGGTTGCTGGCATTGCTGCAATTTGTTTTCTTATATTCAGAAGTTCATCTGGTTTTAGTACCTCCGTCAAG TTTTCTCAACACGAACCTGGTGTAACTCATGTATTAGTGACTGGAGGTGCTGGCTACATAGGTTCTCATGCTGTCCTTAGACTCCTAAAAGATTCATACCGTGTAACTATTGTG GACAACCTTTCGCGTGGAAATATGGGTGCTGTAAAAGCTCTCCAGGAACTTTTTCCCGAGCCAGGGCGACTTCAGTTTATTTATGCTGATCTAGGAGATGGTGCTGCT GTTAACAAGATTTTCTCACAAAATGCATTTGATGCTGTGATGCATTTTGCAGCTGTTGCATATGTTGGTGAAAGTACTCAAGAACCGCTTAG GTATTATCATAACATCACGTCAAATACTCTGCTTCTAGTTAAGGCAATGGCTGCACATGGTGTAAAGACACTAATTTATTCAAGTACTTGTGCAACATATGGAGAGCCTGAGAAAATGCCTATTACAGAAGAGACGCCACAA GCCCCAATAAATCCATATGGAAAAGCAAAGAAAATGGCTGAAGATATCATACTGGACTACTCAAAGACTTCAGATATGGCTATCATGATATTAAG GTACTTCAATGTGATCGGCTCAGACCCTGAAGGAAGGTTAGGAGAAGCTCCACGGCCAGAATTACGTGAGCAAGGTCGGATATCTGGTGCTTGTTTTGATGCAGCCAGGGGCATAATTCCAGGATTGAAG ATAAGAGGAGTAGATTACATCACACCAGATGGCACTTGTGTAAGAGACTATATCGATGTGACTGACCTAATTGACGCTCATGTTAAAGCTCTCGAGCATGCAAAACCTAGCAAAGTTGGCATCTACAATGTTGGGACTGGAAAAG GTAGTTCAGTGAAACAATTTGTGGAAGCTTGTAAAAGGGCAACAGGAGTGGACATAAAGATTGATTACCTGAGTAGACGTCCAGGAGACTACGCTGAAGTGTACAGCGATCCTTCTAAAATTAGGCGCGAACTGAACTGGATAGCAAGGTATTCACTTGAAGAGAGTTTAGCAATAGCATGGAGATGGCAAAAGGTACACAGAAATGGTTACAACTAA